The Bacillus vallismortis genome window below encodes:
- a CDS encoding lipoprotein YvcA: MKKILFICFSLLLALTGGCSMNDNEKNSTNDNKTEVVKPKDMDPKDLPQVPAFQDEKTREYMVSTKEEEPGYYLLESKLKGFRMLFPEDGEYAPDLSSTGENEETIVFDSFNKKTDIQYDGQLDYHQDKSFANDKDTMLDIVSGRNSYKGKYEERELSDKIVYSAQKKSVFDDVEGKNNFSYRFFGYVKSTKEDYLGIEYSFRFACYKDKESCSLKEEDARKKVQKIIDSITFLKVKKEK; encoded by the coding sequence ATGAAAAAGATCCTATTTATTTGTTTTAGCTTATTACTTGCTCTGACAGGAGGATGCAGTATGAACGACAATGAAAAAAACAGCACAAATGATAATAAAACGGAAGTCGTAAAACCAAAAGACATGGATCCAAAAGACTTGCCGCAAGTTCCGGCATTTCAGGACGAAAAAACGAGAGAGTACATGGTGTCAACGAAAGAAGAGGAGCCAGGGTATTATTTGCTTGAGTCAAAGCTGAAAGGATTTAGGATGTTGTTTCCGGAGGATGGGGAGTACGCACCTGATCTTTCGAGTACAGGAGAAAATGAAGAAACAATAGTATTTGATAGTTTTAATAAAAAAACTGACATTCAATATGATGGTCAACTGGATTATCATCAAGACAAAAGTTTTGCAAATGACAAGGATACAATGCTGGATATTGTAAGCGGTAGAAATAGTTATAAAGGAAAATACGAAGAAAGAGAGCTATCTGACAAAATTGTATATTCTGCTCAAAAGAAAAGTGTTTTTGATGATGTAGAGGGAAAGAATAATTTTTCTTATAGATTTTTTGGTTATGTTAAATCGACAAAAGAGGATTATCTGGGGATAGAGTATTCTTTTCGATTTGCCTGCTATAAAGATAAAGAGTCTTGTTCACTAAAAGAAGAAGATGCCAGAAAAAAAGTTCAAAAAATAATAGACTCTATTACCTTTTTAAAAGTTAAAAAGGAGAAATAG
- a CDS encoding lipoprotein YvcA, with amino-acid sequence MKRIILICISLLLALTGGCSINDNDKNTANDNKTEAVKPKDMDPKDLPQVPAFQDEKTREYMVSTKEEKPGYYLLESKLKGFRMWFPEDGEYSDSETSKKNESLFFDSMNKETNIVMNASVKFYQNESFINDPETMLDIVSGKSEYKGNFEKLEAKDKDIYFALKQENFDNEEKPSYIYLGYIKSKKQDYLGMEYSFMFSCSANAQACKQNSKDNEEKVRKILNSVIFCDV; translated from the coding sequence ATGAAAAGAATCATCTTGATTTGCATCAGCTTATTACTTGCCCTGACAGGCGGATGCAGTATAAATGACAATGATAAAAATACGGCAAATGACAATAAAACAGAAGCCGTAAAACCAAAAGACATGGATCCAAAAGACTTGCCCCAAGTTCCTGCGTTTCAGGACGAAAAAACGAGAGAGTACATGGTGTCAACGAAAGAAGAGAAGCCCGGGTATTATTTGCTTGAATCTAAGCTGAAAGGGTTTAGGATGTGGTTTCCGGAGGATGGGGAGTACTCAGACTCTGAAACTTCAAAGAAAAACGAGTCACTATTTTTTGACAGTATGAATAAAGAAACGAATATAGTAATGAATGCTTCAGTAAAGTTTTATCAAAATGAATCATTTATAAACGATCCGGAGACTATGTTGGATATCGTTAGCGGTAAAAGTGAATACAAAGGTAATTTTGAAAAATTAGAAGCAAAGGATAAGGATATTTATTTTGCTTTAAAACAAGAAAACTTTGACAACGAAGAAAAACCATCTTATATCTATCTTGGTTATATAAAATCAAAAAAACAAGATTATTTAGGGATGGAATACTCTTTTATGTTTAGCTGTTCTGCAAATGCTCAGGCCTGTAAACAAAATTCAAAAGACAATGAAGAAAAGGTTAGAAAAATATTAAACTCTGTTATCTTTTGCGATGTGTAA
- a CDS encoding lipoprotein YvcA, which yields MKKTILISISLLFALTGGCSINDYEKNSTIDNKTEAVKPKDMDPKDLPQVPAFQDEKTREYMVSTKEEEPGYYLLESKLKGFRMLFPEDAEFSSYLSSRDENEEIIPFDSYDETKNKMLNAHIEYYQGTSFINNPETMLDQVSSENGYKGSFEKLKNEDKDIYIAHKKNHFQNDKNKYSFSYRYFGYIKSPEKKQAGIVFSFMFRCPNNEKPCTLDKDNLGDKVKKHVKSITFLNH from the coding sequence ATGAAAAAAACCATCTTGATCAGCATCAGCTTATTATTTGCCCTGACAGGCGGTTGCAGTATAAACGACTATGAAAAAAACAGTACAATTGACAATAAAACAGAAGCCGTAAAACCAAAAGACATGGATCCAAAAGACCTGCCGCAAGTTCCTGCGTTTCAGGACGAGAAAACGAGAGAGTACATGGTGTCAACAAAAGAAGAAGAGCCGGGGTATTATTTGCTGGAGTCTAAGTTGAAAGGGTTTAGGATGTTGTTTCCGGAGGATGCGGAGTTCTCAAGCTATTTGTCTAGCCGTGATGAAAACGAAGAAATCATTCCATTTGATAGTTATGATGAAACAAAAAATAAAATGCTAAATGCGCATATAGAATATTATCAAGGAACATCTTTTATTAACAATCCTGAGACAATGTTAGATCAAGTTAGTAGTGAAAATGGTTATAAAGGCAGTTTTGAAAAGCTAAAGAACGAAGATAAAGATATTTATATTGCTCATAAGAAAAATCATTTTCAAAACGATAAAAATAAATACAGCTTTTCATACAGATATTTCGGCTATATCAAGTCACCCGAGAAAAAACAAGCAGGTATCGTATTTTCGTTTATGTTTAGATGTCCAAATAATGAGAAGCCTTGTACGTTAGATAAAGACAATTTAGGAGATAAGGTTAAAAAGCACGTAAAATCCATCACCTTTTTAAATCATTAA
- a CDS encoding lipoprotein YvcA, with protein sequence MKKIILISFSLLLALTGGCSTNDNETNSTEDYKTKAVKPKDMDPKDLPQVPAFQDEKTREYMVSTKEEEPGYYLLESKLKGFRMLFPEDAKYLSRRSSLTGKNKESIGFNSYEKDTNVMFDGHVTYYKEESFVNEPETMLDIVSGKNDYKGEYKKSSNKNTDIYFGKKKDIFENIDRKYNDSYSYFGYVKSLEEDNLGVEYAFTFGCKNENRPCSLEEEKAKNKVEKLIHSISFLIDKKDK encoded by the coding sequence ATGAAAAAAATCATCTTGATCAGCTTCAGCTTATTACTAGCCCTAACAGGCGGATGCAGTACGAACGACAATGAAACCAACAGCACAGAGGACTATAAAACAAAAGCCGTAAAACCAAAAGACATGGATCCAAAAGACCTGCCGCAAGTTCCCGCGTTTCAGGACGAGAAAACGAGAGAGTACATGGTGTCAACGAAAGAAGAGGAGCCGGGGTATTATTTGCTGGAGTCTAAGCTGAAAGGGTTTAGGATGTTGTTTCCGGAGGATGCGAAATATCTATCAAGAAGATCCTCGTTGACTGGGAAAAATAAAGAAAGTATTGGATTTAATAGTTATGAGAAAGACACCAATGTAATGTTTGATGGTCATGTAACATATTACAAAGAAGAAAGTTTTGTGAATGAACCTGAAACAATGCTAGATATTGTAAGTGGAAAAAATGATTATAAAGGTGAATACAAGAAAAGTAGTAACAAGAACACGGATATCTATTTTGGTAAGAAAAAAGACATCTTTGAAAATATTGATAGAAAATATAATGATTCATACAGTTACTTTGGATATGTGAAATCTCTAGAAGAAGATAACCTAGGAGTTGAATACGCCTTTACTTTCGGATGCAAAAATGAAAATCGACCATGCTCCCTAGAAGAAGAAAAGGCTAAAAATAAAGTTGAGAAATTAATACATTCTATCAGCTTTTTAATAGATAAAAAGGACAAATAA
- a CDS encoding DUF2339 domain-containing protein produces the protein MVNDKIDELNKRVGRLEQELANVKKEIAYLMAGAQEQTIVKTEEHSKISKETEVPKQAPAPSKEEKRTLENMAGNWLPKIFIFVFLLGMIWAFTAAAEKGWINTYMRVAAGLMVSIVLYVLGSRQYKKNASVLGVSLLAGSNIVYIVSLFAGNMLYEIIPTPLTVILLAAGVAGGVYISRKYRSQTLIAIIGAGVYLYPFLFGGEQGNEYIFYIYESLVFSGLMYETVKQKYSVAWNIANYAFILAIFAFLSFTDAQVSVWTLAVFTMQQAIMIFSALRSHSPFKKAVYLTAVSIGAFVVFITGLVLYLKNDTALYAFYTAAFVLYLLLSLWKRKEFAEIKHTFFLTSMIYFNILAADVLDENEILLYIIFTLQGIMMCYVSYRKKSWLIGIAGAIVVLQASCGLMQYPARSLHILSIVSWLLLISSLFAAYLYSKKIQYKQVKIVVSYTVSFLMLVFFSKLSIWMTAKIDGLSSNVGVSLSWFIFVIVMYAVYYATKDKTWNRIGLIFLFITLAKMILIDSASIDIVWRAVLFILLGVIGLFISRIFYSKKEKP, from the coding sequence ATGGTGAACGATAAAATTGATGAACTGAACAAAAGAGTTGGACGTTTGGAACAAGAACTGGCCAATGTCAAAAAAGAGATCGCATATCTCATGGCAGGCGCGCAGGAACAAACTATAGTCAAAACGGAAGAGCATTCAAAAATCAGCAAAGAAACCGAAGTGCCAAAACAGGCACCGGCTCCGTCAAAGGAAGAGAAACGAACTTTAGAAAACATGGCAGGAAATTGGCTTCCAAAAATCTTTATTTTTGTTTTTCTTCTTGGTATGATTTGGGCGTTTACAGCGGCTGCTGAAAAAGGTTGGATCAATACATATATGAGGGTGGCGGCAGGACTCATGGTCTCCATTGTGCTATATGTTCTCGGCAGCAGGCAATATAAGAAAAATGCCAGTGTGCTGGGCGTTTCATTATTGGCGGGCAGTAATATTGTCTACATCGTTTCCTTATTTGCGGGGAACATGCTATACGAGATTATCCCGACCCCGCTTACAGTGATCCTTCTTGCTGCAGGCGTTGCGGGCGGTGTGTACATATCAAGAAAATATCGGTCACAAACACTAATTGCGATTATCGGCGCAGGTGTTTACCTGTATCCGTTTTTATTTGGCGGGGAACAAGGAAACGAATACATCTTTTATATATATGAGTCATTGGTTTTCTCAGGCTTAATGTATGAGACAGTCAAACAAAAGTACAGTGTGGCATGGAATATAGCAAACTATGCGTTCATATTAGCGATTTTTGCTTTCTTATCATTTACCGATGCACAGGTATCGGTTTGGACACTTGCTGTATTTACGATGCAGCAGGCGATCATGATCTTCTCGGCTTTACGATCGCACAGCCCATTTAAAAAAGCCGTCTATCTCACAGCCGTTTCAATCGGAGCTTTTGTCGTTTTCATCACAGGGTTAGTCCTGTATCTAAAAAACGATACGGCGTTATACGCCTTTTATACTGCTGCTTTTGTGTTGTACCTGTTGTTAAGCTTATGGAAAAGAAAAGAATTTGCCGAAATCAAACATACGTTTTTTCTCACTTCTATGATTTATTTCAATATATTAGCAGCGGATGTATTAGATGAAAATGAGATTTTGCTGTACATCATATTCACGTTACAAGGAATCATGATGTGTTACGTGTCATACCGCAAAAAAAGCTGGCTGATCGGCATTGCCGGGGCGATTGTAGTACTACAGGCATCGTGCGGCCTCATGCAATACCCGGCACGCTCATTACACATTCTCAGCATTGTCTCTTGGCTGCTGCTGATCAGCTCACTTTTTGCCGCCTATCTGTATTCGAAAAAAATACAATATAAACAAGTCAAGATTGTTGTTTCATACACCGTTTCATTCCTGATGCTTGTATTCTTCAGCAAATTATCCATTTGGATGACGGCTAAGATTGACGGCCTATCCAGTAATGTCGGGGTATCTCTGTCTTGGTTTATATTTGTCATCGTGATGTACGCTGTTTATTACGCAACCAAAGACAAGACATGGAACCGAATCGGGCTGATATTTTTATTCATTACACTGGCCAAAATGATTTTAATAGATTCTGCTTCGATTGATATTGTTTGGAGAGCGGTCTTATTCATCTTGTTAGGGGTCATTGGACTGTTTATCTCCAGAATATTTTATTCGAAAAAAGAGAAACCATAA
- the hisIE gene encoding bifunctional phosphoribosyl-AMP cyclohydrolase/phosphoribosyl-ATP diphosphatase HisIE → MKQADELRFNENGLIPAIVQDAASKEVLTLAYMNKESYEKTLETKETWFYSRSRQELWHKGETSGNTQAVKGIRYDCDQDALIVLVEPSGPACHTGSYSCFTKEQTEEQAAGRFDIMNELERVIAERQAEMPEGAYTTYLFREGVDKILKKVGEEASEVIIAAKNQDREELKWEAADLLYHLLVLLREQALPLDDVLDVLKKRHSDK, encoded by the coding sequence ATGAAACAGGCAGATGAACTGCGTTTTAACGAGAATGGATTAATTCCCGCCATCGTGCAGGATGCGGCAAGCAAAGAAGTGCTAACACTTGCCTATATGAACAAGGAATCGTACGAAAAAACATTGGAAACGAAAGAAACATGGTTCTACAGCCGCTCGCGCCAAGAGTTATGGCATAAAGGAGAAACCTCAGGCAACACGCAAGCCGTTAAGGGCATCCGGTATGACTGTGACCAAGACGCGTTGATCGTACTCGTAGAGCCGTCAGGTCCGGCATGCCACACTGGCAGCTACAGCTGTTTTACAAAGGAACAAACAGAAGAGCAGGCTGCGGGCCGATTTGACATCATGAACGAGCTGGAGCGCGTGATCGCGGAACGCCAAGCGGAAATGCCTGAAGGAGCTTACACCACTTATCTTTTCCGTGAAGGTGTCGATAAGATTTTGAAAAAAGTCGGTGAAGAAGCATCCGAAGTGATCATTGCCGCGAAAAACCAAGACCGCGAGGAACTCAAATGGGAAGCGGCAGACCTGCTGTATCACCTGCTTGTCCTGCTCAGAGAACAAGCTCTGCCGCTGGATGATGTGCTTGACGTTTTGAAAAAACGACATTCTGACAAGTAA
- the hisF gene encoding imidazole glycerol phosphate synthase subunit HisF: MITKRIIPCLDVKEGRVVKGIQFLELKDAGDPVELAEVYDQEGADELVFLDISASYEGRKTMVDVVEQVAAKLAIPFTVGGGINQLSDMKTILRAGADKVSVNTAAVLRPELITEGAEFFGSQCIVLAIDAKYDQESAAYKVYTHGGRKKTDWEVTAWAKEGVKRGAGEILLTSMDSDGEKKGFDHRLTKLVSEAVPVPVIASGGAGNAQHMLEAFTKGEADAALAASIFHYKETSIKEVKSYLKEHGVNVR, encoded by the coding sequence ATGATCACAAAACGGATTATTCCATGTCTTGATGTCAAAGAAGGACGCGTTGTCAAAGGAATTCAATTTCTCGAATTAAAGGATGCCGGTGACCCTGTTGAACTGGCGGAAGTGTACGACCAGGAAGGCGCGGATGAACTGGTTTTTCTTGATATCTCCGCCTCGTACGAAGGCCGAAAAACGATGGTTGACGTTGTGGAGCAGGTTGCCGCGAAGCTTGCGATTCCGTTTACAGTCGGCGGCGGCATCAATCAGCTCAGCGATATGAAAACGATTCTGCGTGCCGGCGCGGATAAAGTTTCAGTGAACACGGCAGCTGTTCTCCGCCCTGAGCTGATTACAGAAGGAGCCGAGTTTTTCGGTTCTCAATGCATCGTACTTGCCATTGATGCCAAGTATGACCAGGAATCTGCCGCATATAAGGTCTACACGCACGGCGGCAGAAAGAAAACAGACTGGGAAGTCACCGCATGGGCAAAAGAAGGCGTCAAACGCGGAGCAGGAGAAATATTGCTGACAAGCATGGACTCTGACGGTGAGAAAAAAGGTTTTGACCACAGGCTGACAAAGCTAGTTTCTGAAGCTGTTCCCGTACCTGTTATCGCCTCGGGAGGAGCGGGAAACGCGCAGCATATGCTTGAGGCTTTTACAAAAGGAGAAGCCGACGCCGCGCTGGCCGCTTCTATTTTTCATTATAAAGAAACGTCGATTAAAGAAGTGAAATCATACTTGAAAGAGCACGGGGTGAATGTGAGATGA
- the hisA gene encoding 1-(5-phosphoribosyl)-5-[(5-phosphoribosylamino)methylideneamino]imidazole-4-carboxamide isomerase, with protein MSAFTLYPAIDMRNGKCVRLVQGDYSQETIYGDSPYDMAALFAREGAEWIHLVDLDGAKEGKRVNHRHVIEIAQKLELKVEIGGGIRSESDVYEYLSAGVDRVILGSSAVSNPPFVKKMLKQYGGKIAIGLDARNGFVSTEGWLETSSLRATELGKELANEGAEIFIFTDISTDGMLSGPNIASTVELAKETGKSVIASGGVSSVEDLEALARYQADGVSGAIIGKALYTNQFTLSEALERVKRK; from the coding sequence ATGAGTGCTTTTACATTATATCCGGCAATTGATATGAGAAACGGCAAATGTGTCCGTCTTGTTCAAGGAGATTATAGTCAGGAAACGATATACGGCGATTCACCGTACGACATGGCCGCGTTATTTGCGCGTGAGGGTGCCGAATGGATCCATCTTGTTGATCTTGATGGTGCCAAAGAAGGAAAAAGAGTAAATCACCGCCACGTGATCGAAATTGCGCAAAAGCTAGAGCTGAAGGTGGAAATCGGCGGCGGGATCCGTTCCGAAAGTGACGTCTATGAATACTTATCGGCAGGAGTCGATCGGGTGATCCTCGGAAGCTCAGCTGTTTCTAACCCCCCGTTTGTCAAAAAAATGCTGAAACAATATGGGGGAAAAATTGCAATCGGCCTGGACGCGAGAAACGGTTTTGTTTCAACTGAAGGATGGCTGGAAACATCAAGCCTTAGAGCAACTGAACTCGGCAAAGAGCTTGCCAATGAAGGAGCGGAGATCTTTATTTTTACAGACATCTCGACAGACGGAATGCTGTCAGGCCCTAATATTGCAAGCACGGTCGAGCTTGCAAAGGAAACGGGGAAATCTGTGATTGCTTCCGGCGGCGTCAGCTCGGTGGAGGATCTCGAAGCCCTCGCCCGCTATCAGGCGGATGGCGTTTCTGGAGCGATCATCGGAAAAGCGCTATATACCAATCAGTTTACACTGAGCGAGGCGCTTGAAAGGGTGAAACGCAAATGA
- the hisH gene encoding imidazole glycerol phosphate synthase subunit HisH: MIGVIDYGMGNLYSVSKALERVGVPYFVSEKPEELKEVDAFILPGVGSFGDAMDNLRNAKLDQLIHDMVSEGRLLLGICLGMQLLFDESEENGTASGLGLLKGKAVRLKAEDEEGNKLKVPHMGWNRLSFHTESPLLAETEEGYAYFVHSYYIDGMEEDALLASADYSVRVPAVVGKGNVFGAQFHPEKSSTVGMSILTQFTKMAAEQKVKK; this comes from the coding sequence ATGATCGGCGTAATAGATTACGGAATGGGCAATTTATACAGTGTCTCAAAGGCGCTTGAGCGCGTCGGCGTCCCGTACTTTGTTTCTGAAAAGCCGGAGGAGCTGAAAGAAGTTGATGCCTTTATTTTGCCGGGCGTCGGTTCATTTGGAGACGCGATGGACAATTTGCGCAACGCGAAGCTTGATCAATTGATTCATGATATGGTCTCAGAGGGGCGATTGCTGCTCGGGATCTGCCTCGGCATGCAGCTTTTATTTGATGAAAGCGAAGAAAACGGCACCGCGTCAGGCCTTGGGCTGTTAAAAGGAAAAGCAGTCAGGCTGAAAGCAGAAGATGAGGAAGGAAACAAGCTGAAGGTTCCGCATATGGGCTGGAATCGCCTTTCCTTTCATACTGAATCTCCGCTGCTGGCTGAAACAGAAGAAGGCTACGCTTATTTTGTGCATTCGTATTACATTGACGGGATGGAGGAGGATGCGCTTCTGGCAAGCGCTGATTATAGTGTGCGAGTGCCTGCTGTCGTCGGAAAAGGAAATGTCTTCGGCGCCCAATTTCATCCGGAAAAAAGCAGCACGGTCGGAATGTCTATCTTAACCCAATTCACGAAAATGGCAGCAGAACAGAAGGTGAAAAAATGA
- the hisB gene encoding imidazoleglycerol-phosphate dehydratase HisB has product MRKAERARKTNETDIELAFAIDGEGKADIKTDVPFMTHMLDLFTKHGQFDLSIHAKGDVDIDDHHTTEDIGICLGQALLEALGDKKGIKRYGSAFVPMDEALAQVVIDLSNRPHLEMRADFPAAKVGTFDTELVHEFLWKLALEARMNLHVIVHYGTNTHHMIEAVFKALGRALDEATMIDPRVKGIPSTKGML; this is encoded by the coding sequence ATGAGAAAAGCGGAACGCGCCAGAAAAACAAACGAAACAGATATTGAGCTGGCATTTGCAATAGACGGCGAGGGAAAAGCTGATATCAAAACAGACGTGCCGTTTATGACGCATATGCTGGATTTATTCACGAAACACGGGCAATTCGATCTCTCCATTCACGCAAAAGGCGATGTTGATATAGATGATCACCACACGACTGAAGATATCGGCATCTGCCTAGGGCAGGCGCTGCTCGAAGCCTTGGGCGATAAAAAAGGAATCAAACGCTACGGATCGGCGTTTGTGCCGATGGATGAGGCGCTTGCCCAAGTCGTCATCGATTTAAGCAACCGGCCGCACTTGGAAATGCGCGCGGATTTCCCTGCGGCTAAAGTCGGAACATTCGATACGGAGCTTGTACATGAATTTTTGTGGAAGCTGGCGCTTGAAGCTCGGATGAACCTGCACGTCATCGTTCATTACGGGACAAACACCCACCACATGATAGAAGCCGTTTTTAAAGCGCTTGGACGTGCGCTTGATGAAGCGACAATGATCGATCCGCGTGTTAAAGGAATCCCATCAACGAAAGGGATGCTGTAA